In the Ancylobacter polymorphus genome, GCCGCCACCAGCGTCGATACGGCGGCAAAGAGGTCCGCGGAACCGCCGCGCCGCTCCTGGGGCATCGTTCGGGCGATCCTGCCGCATCGGATACAGGCGAGCCGGGCCGCCGCCTCATGAACAACGAACCGAAAACCGGAGCTGTCGAGACAGTGAGGACACGCTTCGTCGAGAACGCGATGATGGCGGCTGCAGACCACGGTCTCGACCAAGGCCCACGTCCGGCGGATATGATGGTCACGGCCGGCGGCGGCATCGTCATCAAGACAGGCCAAACAGACCGGCCGCCGGAAAGCGCCGGCCACTCTCCCCTCCCCCCAGACATACCAGCTGCGCGACCGTGACCGCGAGGAGAGCGCGAGGGCCCGCATGCGCTTTTCCGAAAGCCGGCACGCCGCCGCCCAAGCCTGCACCATCTCGGCCGAGGGCGCGAAGTCCCGCTCGGTGAACCTGACACAGCGGTCGTCCCGGAGGACGCCAAGCCACCTCGAAAGGTCGTCGTGGATGAGGTCATAGCGGCACGCGACGCGACCTTGCCAGGATGATAGCAGCTCATCGTCTTCCGGCCTCGGCGCGAGGGGGAGCTCGCGCCGCACTGTCATCGGCCGGCCCGCGGCTGAAGGCGCGCCTCGACCTTGCGCGTCATCGTGACGAGCGGCAGCACCAGTTCCTCGGTCTGGAAACTGTCCATGGTGATACATTCGGCGCCGGAGCGGATCGCCTCGACCGCAACCGTCTCGATCAGGCGGAAGATCCGCACCGTGACGCCATCGGTGAGGTCGAGCACGCGGGTACGGATCGCCGGCGCCGCCAGGTTCGAGGGCCGGCGCAGCGGCAGGATCGTCGCCAGGCTCGCCAGCAACTGCGCGAGGCGGGCGTTATTCTTCCAGTGCCGCAGGTGGAGGGCTTCGAACCGCTCTGCCAGCTGCGGATCGGTCAACAGCGCCTGGCGCGCGAGGTCCGTCCCCGCGCAAACCAGAGGAATCCTGAGATCGTTGGCCAGAAACCGGATGGCGTTCAGAAAGACCCGCTGTTGCCGGAAGCTGCCGGCGAGCATGGCGTGGATCTCATCGATGATCAGCATGCGGGCGCCCATGCTGCGCAGCAGCCGGCGGCAGACTTCCTTCTGCCGGTGGGTCGCCCCGTCCGCAGGCCCGGGCGCCCCGAGCGCCGTGAGCAGCTCACTGTAGATGTCCCGTTCGATCGGCTCGGCCGGCATCTGCATGGCGACGACCGGCATGGTGGTCACGCCCGTGCCCTGGTCGAAACAGGCGGGATGGTCGCGCAGGAACTTGCGGATGATCTTGGTCTTGCCCATGCCGGTGTCGCCATAGAGCAGCAGGCACGGCATGCGATCGCGGGGCGGATAGACTAAAAGGTCCTCGAGGCGGCTGAGCGCGGCCCGTGCCTGATCGAGGTCAAGCCACCGATCCGCTCGGATCCAGGCGATCCGCTCCGCATCCGCCAGAGCGGCCTGGTGGCGATAGGCCGGCAGGAGGTGGGCGTAGTCGGTCATGACCATTCCTCGACCGCCAGAACGGGCAAAGTCTCCGGTTCGTCCTTGGTGCCGGGCGCGACGACCTCCGCCGCGGCGCCCTGATCTGCGGCGTTGAGCGATCTCGCCCGCCGCGCGACCTGACGACGTGCGGATTTCGTGATCGATGCCGAGGTCTCCAGCAGCTCGCGCTGGGCCTCGACCGTGTCGAAGATGAGTTGCTCGTCGGTGAGCCGCACACCGCGCTGCCGCAAGGCCGCCTGGGCCAGCCGGTGCTCGCCGAGCGTGATACGCGGCCGGCGCAGGTCCGCATACCGGATCGGCCAATGGGCGCCGTCGGGACCCTCGACGAACACGCAGGACAGGTCACGGGGATCATACTTGACCCGCAGCTGTCGATCGAGCCGACCTGCCCAAGGGCTCAGAACGTCATCCCAGTAGCGCAGGCCGAAGATGTGCACGCCATCCCGACGGATGCTGCGCTCCTCGAACGGCAGGAAGTCGTAGAAGAACTGTTGATCATCATGCGGGTGCCGGAACGGCGCGCGGCGACGATCGAGAGCCTCCCGCCAGGCGGCATTCGGAGGCATCTGCAGGCTGCTGTGGACCTCGTTGTGGTAGCGGCCGACGATTTCGAGCGTCAGCCAGCGCTCGAGCTCCTCGATCGTCATGACCGCGTGACGCTCGGGATCGTAGTCGCCGCGCTCTGAAATGGAGCTGAACGTAGTACCGGGGAGCATATGGACCGCTCCCATCATGGTGCCGATCAGCCGCTCGATGTGGCCGCCATAGTGCGGGGTCGCCACAGGCCGGTGGAGCAGCGAGATGCCGTACTCGGCAGCTCCACGGGCCAGCGCCCGGGCGCGGAATTCGCGCGCATTGTCGACGTGGATGATGTCCGGCAGGCCCGACACAGGCCAATCGAGCTCGATGCCGCGCGCCAGGAGCCACTCCGCCTTTGGCATCACCGCATGATGTATGGCCAGGGCGACCGATGCCGACGACGGCGCCTCGAGGCTCAGATAAAAGCCCACCACGATGCGGCTTGCTACGTCGATCGCGAGCGTCAGCCATGGCCGCTGGATCGGCAGGCGGTAGATCGTGTCCACCACGAAGAGATCGACGCGCGTGTGATCGATCTGGACGATCTGGAGTGCGTGATCGGCACGGTATTCCTCCGGAACCGGTCTGAGCCGATCTCTGGCGGCCTTGTTGCCTTCACGCTGGCGGACAAGCTTGAAGCGGTCGATCTGCTCGACACGGGCTCGAACGGCTTTCCAGGACGGAATGTCCAGCCCGCGTTCACGACAAAGATGCCGGATGTGGTCATGAAGCGTGCTGACGGACGCTTTTTGCCGGGTGAGATACTTGTCGCGGATCGCCTCCTCGATGGCCGCCTCGACCTCGACGGCGAGGCGCCGGGCTCCTTTCTTTGGACCAGGTCGCGCCGCGGCCAGCGAACTCGTCACCGGCGCGCTGCGGTACTGCTCGATCAGCGCGTACAGCCGGCTTCGGCGTAATCCGAGGATACGGCACGCCGTCGCGACATCGATCGGCGACAATTGCCCGGCGTTGATCAGTGGCCGGATGACCGCCTCTCGGGCGACCGCGACCTGCCACCGGCTATCATCGATCGCGAGCTTGTCCTGGTCGCACGGCACGTGTCGACCTCCGCACTCGCCTTGATCCAGCGATCAAGGCTAAGATTCCAACGAACAAGGCTGAATCCACCGAATTAGGGTGAGCCGAACATGTTAAAAATCAATCAAATGGAATCCGGGGAAAAGAGCAGTGCGACACCACCGAATCCGGGCAAAATCGCCCCAGAAGCGCTGGAATTCGCGGCGTTGACCCGTCAGAAATCGCGCCTATATAGCTAGACAGTCTAGCCAGGAGCACGCAGACATGGAATGGCCGCTGCAGGACGCCAAGAACCAGTTCTCCAAGGTGGTGCAGAAAGCCCGCACCGAGGGGCCGCAGATCGTCACCCTGCGCGGCGAGCGTGCCGCCGTCGTGCTCTCGGCCGCCGACTACGACGCGCTGCGCGCCGGCCGGCCGAGCCTGGTCGACGACCTCCTCGCCGGCCCGGCCTGGGACGACGAGCTCGCCGAGGCCGTCAGCACGCGGGCGACCACGCCGAGCCGCGACGTCGCGCTCTGATGTACCTCGTCGACACCAACATCATTTCCGAGGCCCGCCGCGGCGCTCTGCCGGCGCTCGCCTGGCTGCGCGGCGCGGACCCGCTCAGCGTGCATCTCAGCACCCTGACGCTCGGCGAGATCATGCGCGGCATCGCCTTGAAGCAGAGATCCGATCC is a window encoding:
- a CDS encoding type II toxin-antitoxin system Phd/YefM family antitoxin — protein: MEWPLQDAKNQFSKVVQKARTEGPQIVTLRGERAAVVLSAADYDALRAGRPSLVDDLLAGPAWDDELAEAVSTRATTPSRDVAL
- a CDS encoding TniB family NTP-binding protein encodes the protein MTDYAHLLPAYRHQAALADAERIAWIRADRWLDLDQARAALSRLEDLLVYPPRDRMPCLLLYGDTGMGKTKIIRKFLRDHPACFDQGTGVTTMPVVAMQMPAEPIERDIYSELLTALGAPGPADGATHRQKEVCRRLLRSMGARMLIIDEIHAMLAGSFRQQRVFLNAIRFLANDLRIPLVCAGTDLARQALLTDPQLAERFEALHLRHWKNNARLAQLLASLATILPLRRPSNLAAPAIRTRVLDLTDGVTVRIFRLIETVAVEAIRSGAECITMDSFQTEELVLPLVTMTRKVEARLQPRAGR
- a CDS encoding TniQ family protein, with the protein product MYHHGQFPDRGTGAAARHDDAQGRGAPSAAGRPMTVRRELPLAPRPEDDELLSSWQGRVACRYDLIHDDLSRWLGVLRDDRCVRFTERDFAPSAEMVQAWAAACRLSEKRMRALALSSRSRSRSWYVWGEGRVAGAFRRPVCLACLDDDAAAGRDHHIRRTWALVETVVCSRHHRVLDEACPHCLDSSGFRFVVHEAAARLACIRCGRIARTMPQERRGGSADLFAAVSTLVAAGIEDQSAVRDRMLHVARLLWKPPRPRTGRRTPFVADVVPDLRLTPTAQAGVDPGEPLATAPIGWRMVTLLGVAALLDLGNSSMRGRLALTLDQLVAWTEEPRPRPKERPVPMASSCAKTPGRSDADYLALARSILASEEWRAVQGQDPRTQRRILNTLSNKALARRPEADAPAPSAVRLAAKRGAAQGPAHSDTRAA
- a CDS encoding Mu transposase C-terminal domain-containing protein is translated as MPCDQDKLAIDDSRWQVAVAREAVIRPLINAGQLSPIDVATACRILGLRRSRLYALIEQYRSAPVTSSLAAARPGPKKGARRLAVEVEAAIEEAIRDKYLTRQKASVSTLHDHIRHLCRERGLDIPSWKAVRARVEQIDRFKLVRQREGNKAARDRLRPVPEEYRADHALQIVQIDHTRVDLFVVDTIYRLPIQRPWLTLAIDVASRIVVGFYLSLEAPSSASVALAIHHAVMPKAEWLLARGIELDWPVSGLPDIIHVDNAREFRARALARGAAEYGISLLHRPVATPHYGGHIERLIGTMMGAVHMLPGTTFSSISERGDYDPERHAVMTIEELERWLTLEIVGRYHNEVHSSLQMPPNAAWREALDRRRAPFRHPHDDQQFFYDFLPFEERSIRRDGVHIFGLRYWDDVLSPWAGRLDRQLRVKYDPRDLSCVFVEGPDGAHWPIRYADLRRPRITLGEHRLAQAALRQRGVRLTDEQLIFDTVEAQRELLETSASITKSARRQVARRARSLNAADQGAAAEVVAPGTKDEPETLPVLAVEEWS